One genomic segment of Coffea arabica cultivar ET-39 chromosome 6e, Coffea Arabica ET-39 HiFi, whole genome shotgun sequence includes these proteins:
- the LOC113741003 gene encoding uncharacterized protein, giving the protein MSTQQESSEKTVATTQPEIASPGVQLTELLTKFGEMASEMAAQKKLIDELVSSGVRPEPVPVTQPQSEPFVIPPFQTTFEGTFNPQYAFTQNPPFYPSYSQGFQPQSDPNMHLNPPVFYQTTAEPVIPEHTFQNKPEMGESSAPIDMKLLKRLDRFDEFIRKSQGLNKQGVLDYDDLCLFPSVQLSEGLFPESLEGDALDWYSNLKLEDVKTWIDLSNAFVRQYEYNCELAPTRTTLEGTKRKPSEDHKTYAKRWRKVAAKVEPPMTEDEIIRTFIKAHDPPYFEEIFRMTGCSFATIVNKLEEFDDFVRAGKIVNVSALKSQLDALQGQGSNVKKPPFKKKEGDATFLKAAGKIGTVPPPTYPYGMPAWYNPQAVCTYHSGAPGHSTLDCKALKYKIQDMVESGEIIVRRRETQGPNVNRNPLPDHVNTIRVIMDNTEYMEQVKVLAREAEVFGVTDQPFVIELPFKEDNKPFVLDLTPAENEALKPVVIEFPKQEPVLSLQQVPWNYDEPSIQIGENSTAKKEVSVVTRSGKTVNPFETTTPIQANSSEPHIKPTITEKEAVDFLKRLQRSEYNIVEKLSKSPAQITMLDLLFSSDVHRDALIDILTRAQIPRDISVDNFSNVVGSVLFNKQIAFSDDELPTEGIGHNRALYITVRCNGKMLPKVLIDNGSALNICPWSTLEKLGLQDIKLRPSGTIVRGFDGAQREPIGEADLVIEMGPAQFQITCQVMNFPSIYNILLGRPWIHKSGAVPSSLHQLLKFVVNDKLITIFAEEDCLVITDSGVKEEGSQSVTMSPHSTSDIVSVSWITTEEQTLSKASVMMAREMIRGGYKFDKGLGRELQGILKPVKIVEKRDTFGLGFRPTAKDFKEMKERKRAEREGRQRVLDIPPLHYTFPRPTEIITSEGNSTEEIEDSLSQLFVGATFEDIVPGETEFPDIPEGSIPNWTAELYENARVVLVIVV; this is encoded by the exons atgagtacccAGCAAGAGTCATCAGAAAAGACCGTTGCAACGACCCAGCCGGAGATTGCAAGTCCCGGGGTTCAGCTGACCGAATTGCTCActaaatttggggaaatggcatcaGAAATGGCCGCTCAGAAGAAGTTGATTGACGAGCTCGTCAGTAGCGGAGTGCGACCTGAACCTGTACCCGTTACACAAccacaatccgaaccatttgttattcctccatTTCAAACCACGTTTGAGGGAACTTTCAACCCGCAATATGCTTTTACTCAAAATCCTCCTTTCTACCCTTCCTATAgtcaaggatttcagcctcaaaGTGACCCAAACATGCATCTGAACCCACCAGTTTTCTATCAAACCACCGCAGAACCCGTGATACCGGAGCACACTTTCCAAAATAAGCCTGAAATGGGTGAATCTTCTGCTCCAATCGATATGAAGTTGCTCAAACGTCTAGATCGTTTCgatgaatttataaggaagAGCCAGGGGCTAAACAAGCAGGGAGTCCTGGATTATGATGACCTGTGCCTTTTTCCGAGCGTGCAGTTgtctgaggg GTTGTTCCCCGAAAGTCTGGAAGGGGATGCGCTTGACTGGTATTCCAACCTGAAACTTGAAGACGTGAAAACCTGGATTGATTTGTCTAATGCATTTGTGAGACAGTACGAGTACAACTGCGAGTTGGCTCCCACCCGGACTACTCTGGAAGGAACGAAAAGGAAGCCTTCTGAGGACCACAAGacctatgccaagaggtggagaaaAGTAGCTGCGAAGGTGGAaccaccgatgactgaggatgaaattattCGCACATTCATCAAAGcccatgatccgccgtacttcgAAGAGATTTTCCGTATGACCGGATGTTCATTTGCTacaattgtaaataaacttgaggagtttgATGACTTTGTGAGGGCTGGGAAGATTGTCAATGTTTCCGCCCTTAAAtctcagttggatgctttacaaggtcaaGGAAGCAATGTGAAAAAGCCACCGTTCAAAAAGAAGGAGGGGGATGCAACCTTT TTAAAGGCCGCCGGGAAAATTGGTACggtaccccctcctacctatccATATGGCATGCCCGCCTGGTATAACCCGCAAGCTGTCTGTACTTATCATTCGGGGGCACCTGGACACTCAACTTTGGATTGTAAAGCTCTTAAgtataaaattcaagatatggtTGAATCTGGGGAAATTATAGTCAGAAGGAGAGAGACACAAGGGCCGAACGTGAATAGGAACCCTTTGCCGGACCATGTTAATACCATCAGGGTCATTATGGATAACACGGAGTATATGGAACAGGTCAAAGTTTTGGCAAGGGAAGCTGAGGTATTTGGGGTCACGGACCAACCGTTTGTCATAGAGTTGCCATTCAAAGAAGATAACAAGCCTTTTGTCTTAGATCTCACGCCAGCGGAGAATGAAGCTTTGAAACCAGTAGTCATTGAATTCCCGAAGCAGGAGCCCGTATTAAGTCTGCAACAAGTGCCGTGGAATTACGATGAGCCTAGCATACAGATCGGGGAAAATTCAACCGCAAAGAAGGAAGTGTCAGTAGTTACCAGATCGGGGAAGACTGTAAATCCATTTGAGACTACTACTCCAATTCAAGCCAATAGTTCTGAGCCACACATcaaaccaacaatcaccgagaaagaagccGTGGATTTCCTTAAACGACTCCAGAGAAGTGAATACAACATAGTGGAAAAGCTAAGCAAATCACCTGCCCAGATAACCATGTTGGACCTACTTTTCTCTTCGGACGTGCATAGGGATGCATTGATTGACATATTAACAAGAGCTCAAATTCCGAGGGACATTtctgttgataatttttcaaacgtggTTGGGAGCGTATTGTTCAACAAGCAAATTGCTTTTTCTGACGATGAATTGCCGACGGAGGGCATCGGACATAATAGGGCGTTGTACATAACAGTGAGGTGCAACGGAAAAATGTTGCCTAAGGTGTTAATCGATAATGGATCCGCACtgaatatctgtccttggagtaccttaGAGAAACTAGGATTGCAAGACATCAAGCTAAGGCCTTCAGGGACTATTGTTAGAGGGTTTGATGGAGCGCAGAGGGAGCCAATAGGAGAAGCAGATTTAGTAATCGAGATGGGGCCGgcccaatttcaaataacttgccaagtcatgAACTTCCCGAGCATTTACAATATCTTACTTGGAAGGCCATGGATTCATAAGTCGGGGGCTGTGCCGTCTTCGCTGCATCAATTGCTCAAGTTCGTGGTAAATGACAAACTAATCACTATCTTTGCCGAAGAGGACTGCCTGGTGATCACCGACTCTGGAGTTAAAGAAGAGGGTAGTCAAAGTGTTACCATGTCCCCTCACAGCACATCCGATATAgtctccgtaagttggataACCACGGAGGAACAAACTCTCTCAAAGGCCAGTGTAATGATGGCCAGAGAAATGATTCGTGGAGGATACAAATTCGACAAGGGGTTGGGGCGTGAACTGCAAGGGATCCTGAAGCCAGTGAAGATAGTAGAAAAGAGGGATACCTTCGGTTTGGGTTTCAGACCAACCGCCAAGGATTTCAAGGAGATGAAGGAGCGCAAGAGAGCGGAGAGAGAAGGAAGGCAAAGGGTTCTTGACATTCCACCACTGCATTATACTTTCCCACGACCAACTGAGATAATCACATCAGAGGGTAATTCAACTGAAGAAATCGAGGATAGTTTGTcccaattgttcgttggggcaacatttgaagatatTGTTCCAGGCGAAACTGAATTTCCTGACATTCCCGAAGGATCAAttcccaattggacagccga gctttatgaaaatgcacgagTTGTTCTTGTCATTGTTGTGTAG